In the genome of Lacerta agilis isolate rLacAgi1 chromosome 2, rLacAgi1.pri, whole genome shotgun sequence, one region contains:
- the GALNT6 gene encoding polypeptide N-acetylgalactosaminyltransferase 6 has translation MAHLTRLLRRHYGPLKLALVGVVFVIFLFIMQRDVSSGDQKEDPWLKNIVDRKDQMIDIMMGAVNNIRDSMPKLQIRAPVQQEALEQDSKSCLPGYYTPAELKPFMERPPQDPNSPGADGKAFKKDQWTQEETKEKERGYEKHCFNAYASDRISLQRALGPDTRPPECIDQKFKRCPPLPTTSVVIVFHNEAWSTLLRTVFSVLYSSPAILLKEIILVDDASTDDYLKDELDSYVKQLQIVKVVRQLERKGLITARLLGASVATGDVLTFLDAHCECFHGWLEPLLSRIAEEPTAVVSPDITTIDLNTFEFSKPIQYGKQHSRGNFDWSLTFGWESIPQHEKQRRKDETYPIKTPTFAGGLFAISKSYFEHIGSYDDQMEIWGGENVEMSFRVWQCGGQLEIIPCSVVGHVFRSKSPHTFPKGTQVISRNQVRLAEVWMDDYKEIFYRRNQQASQMAREKTYGDLAERLELKERLHCKNFTWYLQTIYPEIFIPDLTPAFYGAIRNEGAKRCLDVGENNHGGKPLIMYPCHGMGGNQYFEYTSQRDLRHNIGKQLCLRSKMGPVELGDCHYTGKHSRVPENEEWELTHDHLLKNVASNKCLSARGEHPSMASCNSADPHQLWYFS, from the exons ATGGCCCACCTGACGCGGCTACTAAGGAGGCACTACGGCCCACTGAAGCTGGCTTTGGTGGGCGTCGTCTTTGTCATCTTCCTCTTCATCATGCAGAGAGATGTGAGCAGCGGGGATCAAAAGGAGGATCCCTGGCTAAAGAACATTGTGGACAGGAAGGATCAGATGATCGACATCATGATGGGGGCGGTCAACAACATCCGGGACTCCATGCCCAAGCTGCAGATCCGGGCACCGGTTCAGCAGGAGGCCCTTGAGCAAGACAGCAAGTCTTGCCTGCCCGGCTACTACACGCCCGCAGAACTGAAGCCCTTCATGGAGCGCCCCCCGCAGGACCCCAACAGCCCGGGGGCCGACGGCAAAGCTTTCAAGAAGGACCAGTGGACGCAAGAAGAGACGAAGGAGAAAGAGCGGGGGTACGAGAAACACTGCTTCAACGCCTACGCCAGTGACCGGATTTCCCTCCAGAGGGCTCTGGGACCAGACACTAGGCCTCCTGA GTGCATCGACCAAAAGTTCAAACGCTGCCCGCCCCTCCCAACCACCAGTGTTGTCATCGTCTTCCATAACGAGGCCTGGTCAACCTTGCTTCGCACTGTGTTCAGCGTCCTGTACTCCTCCCCAGCTATATTGCTAAAGGAAATCATTCTTGTGGATGATGCCAGTACAGATG ATTACTTGAAAGACGAGTTGGACAGCTATGTGAAGCAACTGCAGATAGTGAAGGTCGTCCGGCAGCTGGAAAGGAAGGGTTTGATCACTGCCCGGTTGCTGGGTGCCAGCGTTGCTACGGGAGACGTGCTCACTTTCCTAGATGCTCACT GTGAATGTTTCCATGGCTGGTTGGAGCCTCTCTTATCGCGCATTGCTGAGGAACCCACCGCTGTGGTCAGTCCAGATATCACCACCATTGACTTGAACACTTTTGAGTTTTCCAAGCCAATTCAGTACGGGAAGCAGCACAGCCGGGGTAACTTTGACTGGAGCCTGACTTTTGGATGGGAGTCCATCCCTCAGCATGAGAAGCAGAGAAGGAAAGATGAGACTTACCCCATCAA GACTCCCACATTTGCTGGCGGACTCTTTGCCATTTCCAAGTCCTATTTTGAGCACATCGGCTCTTACGATGATCAGATGGaaatctggggtggggaaaacgTGGAGATGTCCTTTCGG GTTTGGCAGTGTGGGGGCCAGCTGGAGATCATCCCCTGCTCCGTGGTTGGCCACGTGTTCCGTTCCAAGAGTCCCCACACCTTCCCCAAAGGAACTCAAGTCATCTCCAGGAACCAGGTGCGTCTGGCGGAAGTCTGGATGGACGACTACAAGGAAATCTTCTACAGAAGGAACCAGCAGGCCTCCCAGATGGCTAGAGAG AAAACGTATGGAGACCTCGCCGAGAGGCTTGAGCTGAAGGAGCGGTTACATTGCAAGAACTTCACCTGGTACCTACAAACCATTTATCCCGAGATCTTCATCCCAGACCTTACGCCAGCGTTTTACGGAGCT ATTAGAAATGAGGGTGCCAAGCGCTGCCTGGATGTTGGAGAGAACAACCATGGAGGGAAGCCACTCATCATGTACCCCTGCCATGGGATGGGAGGCAATCAG TACTTTGAATACACATCCCAGCGAGACCTGCGGCACAACATCGGCAAGCAGCTCTGCCTCCGTTCCAAGATGGGGCCCGTGGAATTGGGAGACTGTCACTATACGGGGAAGCACTCCCGGGTGCCGGAAAATGAAGAATGGGAACTGACTCAT GATCACCTCCTTAAAAATGTGGCATCTAACAAATGTCTGTCTGCAAGGGGAGAGCATCCCTCCATGGCTTCCTGCAACTCTGCAGACCCCCATCAGCTTTGGTACTTCAGCTAA